A single window of Sulfitobacter sp. JL08 DNA harbors:
- a CDS encoding phosphodiesterase: MTTILQITDTHIVRPERLVSGQLDTAASLRKLVSRIKQIKPQLGSIDAVLVTGDLTDDGAPESYAHFKSLMAPLQLPLFVIPGNHDRRAPMRAAFAEHSYLPRSGKLNWQIQLGDIDVIGLDTLIESQGGGEIDETTLVFLEQALIKGQSRPTLLALHHPPFDSGIAFMDALGLQAHKPLAKLLQGFNADIRIICGHIHSTMIATIGGKTALSSPSPSSCFAYDTTPDAPVGFMDQEDGFMLHNWQNGFRSIRIPIEAGLGPNPF; encoded by the coding sequence GTGACGACAATTCTACAAATCACAGACACACACATCGTTCGTCCGGAACGGCTTGTATCAGGTCAGCTTGATACCGCCGCCTCACTCCGCAAGCTGGTCTCACGGATAAAACAGATCAAACCCCAACTTGGGTCGATCGATGCCGTGCTGGTCACCGGAGACTTGACCGACGACGGTGCCCCCGAAAGCTATGCCCATTTCAAGTCCCTCATGGCGCCGCTGCAATTGCCGCTGTTTGTGATCCCCGGCAACCACGACAGGCGTGCGCCTATGCGCGCCGCTTTTGCGGAACACAGCTATCTGCCCCGATCCGGCAAACTGAACTGGCAGATCCAGCTGGGCGATATCGACGTGATCGGCCTCGACACCCTGATTGAGAGCCAAGGTGGAGGAGAGATTGACGAAACCACATTGGTATTCCTGGAACAGGCGCTGATAAAGGGCCAATCCCGACCGACTTTATTGGCTCTGCACCACCCGCCATTCGATAGCGGGATCGCCTTCATGGATGCACTTGGCCTTCAGGCCCACAAACCACTGGCGAAACTGTTGCAAGGGTTTAATGCAGACATCCGCATTATATGCGGCCACATCCACAGCACCATGATAGCAACCATCGGCGGCAAAACGGCCCTTTCGTCCCCATCTCCGAGCAGTTGTTTTGCTTATGACACCACACCCGATGCCCCGGTGGGATTCATGGATCAGGAAGATGGTTTTATGCTTCACAACTGGCAAAATGGCTTTCGTTCGATACGAATACCGATCGAGGCAGGCCTAGGTCCCAACCCATTCTGA
- a CDS encoding carbohydrate ABC transporter permease — translation MNAMLRYVEPGAAILLAVIWISPLMFAFWAAFHSTSDAVNFNLLSPWTLDNFRTAWDGAPWLRYFLNTFMLVTVVLIGQFILTTLAGFAFAKLEFPGKNFVFILVLMQLFILPEVLIVENYAMVSRLGMFDTILGVGMPYMASAFGIFLMRQSFKSVPIELHEAARIEGCGLLGILWRVYVPLAKPTYLAYALVSVSTHWNNFLWPLIVTNSPDTRPLTVGLSIFGAPENGVDISVISAATLMSVAPLLIAFLLFQRQFVQAFLRAGIK, via the coding sequence ATGAACGCGATGCTGAGATATGTGGAGCCCGGCGCGGCAATCCTGTTGGCGGTGATCTGGATATCACCGCTGATGTTCGCCTTCTGGGCGGCGTTTCACTCCACGTCGGACGCGGTGAACTTCAACCTTCTGTCACCCTGGACACTGGATAACTTTCGCACCGCCTGGGACGGGGCGCCATGGCTGCGGTATTTCCTCAACACCTTCATGCTGGTGACGGTGGTGCTGATCGGGCAGTTCATCCTGACCACGCTGGCGGGCTTTGCCTTTGCCAAACTGGAGTTTCCTGGCAAGAACTTTGTCTTCATTCTGGTGCTGATGCAGCTCTTTATCCTGCCCGAAGTGCTGATTGTCGAAAACTACGCGATGGTCTCGCGCCTTGGGATGTTTGACACCATCCTCGGCGTCGGCATGCCTTATATGGCCAGCGCCTTTGGCATCTTCCTGATGCGCCAGTCGTTCAAATCCGTCCCGATTGAGTTGCACGAGGCCGCCCGTATCGAAGGCTGCGGCCTCTTGGGCATCCTCTGGCGCGTCTACGTACCTTTGGCCAAACCCACTTATCTGGCCTATGCGCTGGTCTCGGTTTCGACGCATTGGAACAATTTCTTGTGGCCTCTCATTGTGACAAATTCACCCGATACACGGCCCTTGACCGTAGGTCTGTCGATCTTTGGCGCACCTGAGAACGGCGTGGACATCAGCGTGATCTCAGCCGCGACACTGATGTCGGTGGCTCCGCTGCTTATTGCCTTCCTGCTGTTCCAGCGTCAGTTTGTTCAGGCCTTCCTGCGGGCGGGGATCAAGTGA
- a CDS encoding carbohydrate ABC transporter permease, translating into MSQHVNLERRRQAIYGWLLLSPAAVLLSLFAFYPSIATFISSLFSKNTRRKPSEFIGTENYADLFADPTFWIVVKNNLFYAAITIPVSIAIALAMALWANSKIPARGFVRTAYFTPTVLPMIAAANLWLFFYTPGLGVLDQIGSLFGLPSVNWLGQPETALWAIIIVTIWKEAGFFMIFYLAALQTIPEDLKEAADIEGCSRWTYTRRIVLPLLMPTTLFIMVNAMINSVKLIDHLFILTKGGPSDASKLILYYIWEMAFAFFDAPHAAAMTILVLAVLCIVAAIQFFYLDRRTHYQ; encoded by the coding sequence ATGAGCCAACACGTCAACCTAGAGCGCCGCCGCCAGGCCATTTATGGCTGGCTGTTGTTGTCGCCTGCGGCTGTGCTGCTGTCGCTGTTTGCGTTTTACCCGTCGATTGCCACGTTCATTTCCAGCCTGTTTTCCAAAAACACGCGCCGCAAGCCATCCGAATTTATCGGTACCGAGAATTATGCGGACCTGTTTGCCGACCCGACTTTCTGGATCGTGGTCAAAAACAACCTCTTCTATGCGGCCATCACCATCCCTGTGTCGATTGCCATAGCGCTTGCCATGGCGCTTTGGGCCAACTCCAAAATCCCCGCTCGCGGCTTTGTGCGCACGGCCTATTTCACGCCCACTGTTCTGCCGATGATCGCTGCGGCCAACCTGTGGCTGTTCTTTTACACGCCGGGACTGGGCGTGCTGGATCAGATCGGATCACTGTTCGGCCTGCCCTCGGTAAACTGGCTGGGCCAACCGGAAACAGCGCTATGGGCGATCATCATCGTGACCATCTGGAAAGAGGCGGGGTTTTTCATGATCTTCTACCTTGCCGCCTTGCAGACCATCCCCGAGGATCTGAAGGAAGCCGCTGATATCGAAGGCTGCAGCCGCTGGACCTACACGCGCCGGATCGTGCTGCCCCTGTTGATGCCGACGACACTGTTCATTATGGTCAACGCGATGATCAATTCGGTCAAACTGATCGACCATTTGTTTATCCTGACCAAGGGCGGCCCTTCGGATGCGTCCAAGCTGATCCTCTACTACATCTGGGAAATGGCCTTTGCCTTCTTTGATGCACCCCATGCCGCCGCGATGACCATCCTTGTGCTGGCCGTGCTGTGCATCGTGGCCGCGATCCAGTTCTTCTATCTTGATCGCCGGACGCATTACCAATGA
- a CDS encoding ABC transporter substrate-binding protein: MKHLRTLGLSTALVAGMALPAAAETELTMYYPIAVGGALTEVVDGIVADFEAENPDIKVNAIYSGNYDDTRVRALSALNSGEPAQLAVMFSIDAYDLIEQDLILPFDDLTDDAAWLDSFYPALMANGKIEGKTWGIPFQRSTIVAYYNKDMFREAGLDPESPPSTWDEMIEMGKALTKDDTYGLMIPSTGYPYWMFQALAIQNGKEVMSDDGLTTAFDDQAVVDTLEFWKSLSAEHGIMPTGTVEWGTLRQAFLEGQTAMMWHSTGNLTAVKNNASFDFGVAELPANVRKGSPTGGGNFYVFKDTTPEEQAAALKLIQFMTAPEQAAEWSIATGYMGVSPAAYETDALKAYTQEFPPALVARNQLENAVAEFSTFETARVRDGLNNAIQSALTGAKEPAEALGEAQAAADRLLKAYR; the protein is encoded by the coding sequence ATGAAACATCTAAGAACTCTGGGCCTTTCCACGGCCTTGGTTGCGGGGATGGCCTTGCCTGCCGCCGCTGAAACAGAACTGACCATGTACTACCCCATCGCTGTGGGCGGCGCCTTGACCGAAGTAGTTGACGGTATCGTAGCCGATTTCGAAGCGGAAAACCCTGATATCAAGGTCAATGCGATCTATTCGGGTAACTACGATGACACCCGCGTGCGGGCCTTGTCGGCGCTGAATTCCGGTGAACCTGCACAACTGGCTGTCATGTTCTCAATCGATGCCTATGACCTGATCGAGCAGGACCTGATCCTGCCGTTTGACGATCTGACCGACGATGCTGCATGGCTGGACAGCTTTTACCCCGCCCTGATGGCCAACGGTAAAATTGAAGGCAAAACATGGGGCATTCCGTTCCAGCGCTCGACCATCGTGGCTTACTACAACAAGGACATGTTCCGCGAGGCGGGGCTGGACCCAGAAAGCCCACCCAGCACATGGGATGAGATGATCGAGATGGGCAAGGCCCTGACCAAGGATGACACTTATGGTCTGATGATCCCGTCGACGGGCTATCCCTATTGGATGTTCCAGGCGCTGGCCATTCAGAACGGCAAGGAGGTGATGTCCGATGATGGCCTGACCACTGCGTTTGATGATCAGGCGGTTGTGGACACGCTGGAGTTCTGGAAATCCCTGTCGGCCGAACACGGCATCATGCCCACCGGCACGGTTGAATGGGGCACCCTGCGTCAGGCCTTCCTGGAAGGGCAAACCGCGATGATGTGGCACTCGACCGGCAACCTGACGGCCGTGAAGAACAACGCCAGCTTTGATTTCGGCGTGGCCGAACTGCCTGCCAATGTGCGCAAGGGCTCGCCCACAGGGGGCGGCAATTTCTATGTGTTCAAGGACACCACACCAGAAGAGCAGGCTGCGGCATTGAAGCTGATCCAGTTCATGACAGCGCCCGAGCAAGCGGCAGAATGGTCTATTGCAACAGGCTACATGGGTGTATCGCCCGCCGCCTATGAGACCGATGCGCTGAAAGCCTATACGCAGGAATTTCCCCCGGCGTTGGTCGCACGCAACCAGCTGGAAAATGCTGTGGCTGAGTTTTCGACCTTTGAGACAGCCCGTGTGCGCGATGGTCTGAACAACGCCATCCAATCGGCGCTGACCGGCGCGAAAGAGCCTGCCGAGGCCTTGGGTGAAGCACAGGCTGCCGCGGACCGGTTGCTGAAAGCCTACCGCTGA